In one window of Deltaproteobacteria bacterium DNA:
- a CDS encoding SIS domain-containing protein, protein MTDSALQLIMNHAREGARLREAFFTDHAQALDEAARTMATSLARGGKILWCGNGGSAADAQHFSAELVNRFLMERPPLPSVALNTDTSALTAIGNDYSFDQIFSKQVQALGRPGDVLVAISTSGRSANVNEALRAAVDIGLTTIGLSGGNGGTMIDHCHHVLIVPDKRTPLVQEVHAAIGHLLCWLVDHYLFEAVAELNLGSTRA, encoded by the coding sequence ATGACGGACAGCGCCTTGCAGCTCATCATGAATCATGCCCGGGAGGGGGCGCGCCTGCGGGAAGCTTTTTTCACCGATCACGCCCAGGCCCTGGACGAGGCGGCCCGGACCATGGCCACCAGTCTGGCCAGGGGCGGAAAAATTCTGTGGTGCGGCAATGGCGGCAGCGCGGCCGATGCCCAGCATTTTTCGGCCGAGTTGGTCAATCGCTTCCTGATGGAGCGGCCCCCCCTGCCGTCCGTGGCCTTGAACACCGACACGTCCGCGCTGACGGCCATCGGCAATGACTATTCGTTCGACCAGATTTTTAGCAAGCAGGTCCAGGCCCTGGGCCGTCCTGGGGACGTGCTGGTGGCCATTTCAACCTCGGGTCGCAGCGCCAATGTCAACGAGGCCCTGCGCGCGGCCGTGGACATCGGATTGACCACCATCGGCCTGAGCGGTGGCAACGGCGGCACCATGATCGACCATTGTCACCATGTCCTGATCGTTCCGGACAAGCGCACGCCGCTTGTCCAGGAAGTCCACGCGGCCATCGGCCATCTTCTGTGCTGGCTGGTGGATCACTATTTGTTTGAAGCCGTGGCGGAACTGAATTTGGGTTCCACCAGGGCATAA
- a CDS encoding zinc ribbon domain-containing protein, protein MPIFEYVCNVCHKEFEEVILGDEQPICPACGASDTTKLISKGVFRTGGPIVAGSPSANAITTRGKSPCAGCSGGNCSSCG, encoded by the coding sequence ATGCCTATTTTCGAGTATGTCTGTAACGTGTGTCACAAGGAATTCGAGGAAGTCATCCTCGGCGACGAGCAACCGATCTGCCCGGCTTGCGGCGCCTCGGACACGACCAAGCTCATTTCCAAGGGCGTGTTCCGCACCGGCGGGCCCATTGTCGCGGGATCACCCAGCGCCAACGCCATCACCACCCGCGGCAAGAGCCCCTGCGCGGGCTGCTCCGGCGGCAATTGCTCCAGCTGCGGCTGA